The genome window TCCGCGACCGCCTGGTTGTAGATCGCGGGCCCGATCTCTTCGACGAAGAAGGCGAGCAGCCCGCCGGCGGCGACGTTGCCGATGGGCTCCTCCATGTTCTGGTCGAAGTAGCGCTGGATCGAGGCGATGGCAGTGGTCCGGACTTGCTTGTCGAGTTCGATGGTCATGTCGGCTTTCTGGCGAGGGATGCCGGGCCGTTCAATTTATCACCTCCTCCACCCGGTTCACCAACTTCCCGATCTTCTCGATCTCGCATTCGATCACGTCGCCGTCCTTGAGCCACTGGCGCGGGTTCATCGCATAGCCGACGCCCGAGGGCGTACCGGTGGCGATCACGTCGCCCGGTTCCAGCGTCAGCCCCGAGGACAGCGACGCGATGCTGCGCGGGATGGAGAAGATCATCGCACCGGTGCTGGCGTCCTGGCGCTGCTCGCCGTTGACCTTGAGCGAGATGCGCAGCGCGTGGGGATCGCCGACGGCCTCGGGCGAGACGATCCAGGGGCCGAAGGGGCAGCTGCCGTCGATGGCCTTGCCCTTGAACCACTGGTCGTGGCGCTTCTGCAGGTCGCGGGCGCTGATGTCGTTGAGGATGGTATAGCCGAAGATGTGGCCGGGGGCGTCGGCTTCGGCGATGTCGCGGCCGCCCTGGCCGATCACGACGGCGAGTTCGACCTCGTAGTCCAGGCGGCGGGTGACGCGCTGGTCGTAGCGGACGGCGCCTTCGTGCGGGACGATGGCGGTCCAGGGCTTGGTGAAGAACTGCGGATGCTCGGGCACGTCGGTATCGAGATTGCGCGAGGCGTTATCTTCCTGGATGTGCTCCCTATAATTGCGGCCCAGGCAGAAGATGTTCTTGGGCGGACGCGGAATGGGCGCCAGCAGGCGGTAGCTGCCGGGCGAAACCGGGTGGGCGTCGGCGACGGCGGCGATGTCGCGGCACCAGGCCCAGGTGGCGGCGCCGCCGGCGGCCAGGTCGATCATGGTCAGGCGGCCGGTCTCGGGCCACGGGAAGGGCAGCGTGGCGCGCGGGGCGGCCTGGGCGAAGGCCTGGAGGTCGCAGATGCGGCCGTCGTCCAGGAAGAGTGCGGGCAGCGGGCGGCCGCCGAGTTCAATGGTGGCGAGTTTCATGGTTCGTTCCTGGCTGAAAGAATGCGGGTAGGCGCAACGATGGAGGCAAGGACATGGCGCCCAAGGTCAAGTCGGCCCAACGGGCCATAGAGATTCTGGAATTCTTCGCGCGGCGCAAGGCGCCCGCGACACTGAGCGAGATCGCGGCGGCGCTGGACTATCCGGCCTCGAGCACCCTGGCCCTGCTGCGCACGCTGAGCGAGATGGGCTATCTCGATCACTCGTCCAGCGAGCGGACCTTCGTGCCGACGGTGAAGGCGGCGCTGCTGGGCATCTGGGTCAACGATGCGCTGATGGCCGACGGTACGATCGCCCGCCTGATGTACCAGATGCGCGAGGAAACCGGCGGCACGCCCACGCTGGGCATACAGAGCGGCCACCACGTGCAGTACATCCACGTGGTGCGCGGCCCGGATGCCCTGCACCGGCGCGACGTGGCGCCGGGCACGCTGCGGCCGCTGCTGCGGTCGGCCATGGGCACCGTGCTGCTGTCGCTCAAGCCGCCTTCCGAGCTGTGGGCGCTGGTCAACCAGATCAACGCGCACGAACCGCCGGAGCACCGGGTGTCGATGGCGGAACTGGGCAAGCGCATCCAGCAGTACCGCGAAAGCGGCTATGCCTACAGCGAAGGCGTATCGACGCCGGGGGCCGGCATCATCACGACGTTGCTGGCCGCGCCGGCCCACCAGCCGCCAATGGCCCTGGGCATAGGCGCGAGCCTCGTGGCGCTGCGCGCCAAGAAGCTCGATTTCCTGAAGGCGCTGCAGCGGGTGGTGGAGCTTCATCGCAAGCATATGGAGGCCTTGCCGGACAAGTTCGGACACTGAGCAGAGCGCGCGTGCCGCACCGGTCCGGCCGTTTTCATTGCGCGACCAGCCCGGCTTTGTCGGCAACCGTGCGCAGCGTCGCGATTTCCTTCACGTTGAAGGCGCGCATCTGCTCGGGATCGCGCTTGAGCAGTTCGGAGCCGCCCTTTTCCGCGAACTCCTGCACCGGCCTGGAATCAAGCACCTCCTTCATGGTGTCGGCCAGGCGCCGCGTGATCGCGTCGCTGACTTCCGTGCGCGCCATCAACGCCGACCAGCCATAGATGGCGTAGTCGGGATAGCCGCTTTCGCGGATGGTGGGCACGTCCGGGAACTCGACGTGGCGTTTTTCGCCGGTGACCGCGAGGATGCGCAGCTTGGCGGCCTTGGCCGAAGGCGCCAGCGAGGCCACGCCGTCCATCGCCACGTCGATCTGCCCGCCGATCAGGTCGGTGTTCATCTGGCTGGTCGACTTGTACGAGATGGGCGTGAAGCGGATGCCGGCGATGCTGGAGAACCATTCGGTGGCCAGGCGGTAGCCCCAGGCGAAATTGCCGAAGTTCAGCTTCTCGGGTTGCGCCTTGGCCGCGGCGACGAGGTCGGCCAGTGTCTTGTACGGCGAGTTGGCCGGCACGGCGATGCCCAGCATGCTGCGGGTGACGCCCGAGATGGGCTTGAAGTCCTTGAGCGGATCGTAGGGCAGGTCCTTGACGAGAATGGGGTTGACCGACAGGTTGGTCCAGCTGCCCAGTACCAGGGTGTAGCCGTCGGCCGGCGCGTTCTTGGCCGCCATGATGCCGATGCGGCCGTCGGCGCCGGGCATGTTGTCCACGGTCACCGCCTGGCCGAGCCGGGTGGCGAGCTGCTGCGCGACGATGCGGCCGGAGTTGTCGCTGGTGCTGCCGGGCGCGAAGGGCACGATCAGGCGGATCGGCTGGGTGGGATAGGCGGCGTCGCGCGCCTGCGCGGCCGAGGCCGAAAGGACCAGTGCGCACAGGGCGCCGGCAAGATGCATGATCTTCATGGGTGGGTCTCCTTGGGATTATTGTCGTACCCGGGTTCGCCCCGGATGGCGTCAGGATCTCGCCTGGGCATCCTCGCGGTGCAGGAAGGCGGCGATCTGTTCGGGCGTGCGGCCCAGGCCGGCCAGGATCTCCGCCGTGTGCTGGCCCAGTGCCGGCGGCGGCGCGTTCAGGCCCGGGCCGTCGTGTTCGTAGCAAAAGCCCGCGTTCAGCACGCGCAGCGCCTGGGCGCCGGCCGGGATGGACAGCAGCAATTGCCGGTCGTCCAGGTGCGGCTGCGCCAGCGCCTCGGGCAGTTCGCGCACTTCGCCGGCCGGCACGCCGGCCGCGTTGAGCAGGGCCGCCCACTCGGCGGCGCCGCGGCCGGCCAGCGCCTGGCGGACCTCATGCTGCAAGGCCTCGCCATGGGCGACCCGCGTGCCGCGGTCCTGGAAGCGCGGATCGGCGATCAGGTCCTCGCGTTCGATCACGCGGCACAGCCGCTCGAACTGGTCCTGGCGGACCGCGCCCAGCGTCAGGTGCCCGGCCGCGGTGGGGAAGGTGTCGGCGGTGGGCGACATGCTGTAGCCGCGGTTGCCCTGCTTGGCGGGCCGCTTGCCGGTCAGCAGGTGCGGGCCGGCCATCGAGATCATCAGCACCAGCGCGGCGTCGTACATGGCCACGTCCACCTGCTGCGCCTGGCCGTCGCGGCCGCGCTGCAGCAGGGCCGAGACGATGGCGAAGGCGGCCAGCAGGCCCGAATAGGTGTCGACCGCCGGATAGCCGATGCGGATCGGCGGGGTGCCCGGTTCGCCGCTCAGGCTCATCATGCCCGAGGTGCTCTGGATGATCTGGTCGATCGCGGGCTGGTGGCGGAGCTCGCCGCGCTGGCCGTAGCCCGAGATCGAGCAGAAGACGATGCGCGGGTTGAGGGCCTTGCAGGCCTCGTAGCCCAGGCCCAGGCGGTCCATGACGCCGGGCCGGAAATTCTCGGTCACGACGTCGGCGCCGGCGATCAGCTCGCGCGCGACCGCCACGTCGGCGTCGCGCTTGAGATCGAGCACGACGGATTTCTTGCCCGAGTTGACCGACGCGAACGACGGTCCCATGCCGTCGGCATACTGGATGCCGCCGTAGTTGCGCATGGTGTCGCCGGCGGCCGATTCGATCTTGATGACCTCGGCACCGAGCAGGCGCAGGAAGTTGGTGGCGATGGGCCCCGACAGCACGTGCGTGAAGTCGACGACCCGGTAGCCTTGCAAGGGTTGAGGCACGGTCGGGTTCTCCTACTCGGCGACGCGGGGGAATTGCCCGGTGAAGACCGGCTTGCGGCGTTCGTTGAAGGCGCGCTTGGCCTCGCGGCCGTCGGGCGTCAGGCCCAGGTAGCGCTGCATCGGCGCGCCGGCCTCCATGTGGTTGCTGAAACCGGCCATGTCCAGCAGCAGGTTGGTCGCGCTCTTGGTGTAGCGGATGGCCAGCGGCGGCAGCTCGGCCAGCGCGGTCGCCAGTTCGTCCACGGTGGCATCGAAGTCCGCCGCCGGCACGCAGCGGTTGATCAGGCCCCATTCCAGCGCCTGCGGCGCGGGCAGGCGTCCGCCCAGCAGCGACAGCTCCAGCGAGCGGGCGCGGCCGATGGTGAACAGGAAGGCGCCGCCGCTATGGTTGCCGGCCTGGATCTCGCGCATCTGGAAGAAGGCGGTGTCGACGGCGACCACCAGGTCGCAGGACGTGGCCAGGTAGGCGCCGCCGCCGATGGCCGGACCGTTCACCGCCGCCACCACGGGCTTGGCGTTGCGCTGGATGCGCTGCCGGGCGGCCACGTTCCAGCGGCCGTAGGCGTCGATGGCCTGGGGATCGGCCTGGGCGGTGAAGCGCAGGTCCTGGCCGGCGCTGAAGATGTCGCCGGCGCCGGTCAGGATGGCGCAGCGGCAAGCCGGGTCGGCCTCGACCTCGTCGAAGGCAGCGACCAGTTCCTGGAAGGTCTGGAGATCGTGGGCGTTCTTGGCGTCGGGGCGGTCGATGACGACCCGCCAGATGGGGCCTGGTCTGTCTATCCTGATGTGCTGGGGCATGGTGTCTCCTGTCGTGGCCGCATGCATCGAATGCGGCGGATTATCTCGACGGGAAACACGGGGTAGACGCTGCTTTCACCCATGTGAAAGCGATTTCACGTATGTGAAAAACAAGGGGGTGTAACGGGAGCCTCAGGCGGCAAGCTCCTGGTGCAGCGTGGCCGCGACGCGTTCGAGAAAGGGGCGCGTGTTCAGCCAGGGCTGGTCCGGGTGCACGAGGGCCGCCAGGTCCCGGGTCATGAAGCCCGCCTCCACGGTCGCGGTGCAGGATCGTTCCAGCGCGGCGGCGAAGGCGGCCAGATCGGGCGTGCCGTCCAGTTCCGCGCGCTGCCGCAGCCCGCGCGCCCAGGCGTAGATGGAGGCGATGGGATTGGTCGAGGTTGCCCGGCCGGCCTGGTGCTCGCGATAGTGGCGCGTGACCGTGCCATGGGCGGCCTCCGCCTCGAAGGCCCGCCCGTCGGGCGTGATCAGCACCGATGCCATGAGGCCGAGGGACCCGTAGCCCTGGGCGACGGCGTCCGATTGCACGTCGCCGTCATAGTTCTTGCACGCCCAGATGTAGCCGCCCCGCCACCGGAGCGCGCTGGCCACCATGTCGTCGATCAATCGATGCTCGTAGGCCAGGCCGGCCGCGCGATAGGCCGATGCGAACTCGCTTTCGAAGATCTCCTGGAACAGGGCGGAGAAGCGCCCATCGTAGGTTTTGATGATGGTGTGCTTGGTCGACAGGTAGACGGGGTAGCGCCGCTGGAGCCCGTAGCGGAACACGGCGCGCGCGAAGCCGGCGATCGAGGCGTCGAGGTTGTGCATGGCCATGGCGATGCCCGGTCCGTCGGTGCGGCAGACTTCGCGCTCCAGCGCGGGTCCGCCGTCGTCGGGCGTGAAGCGCATGCTGAGCGTGCCGGGCCCCGGCAGTTCGAGCTGGCTGGCGCTGGAGTGGTCGCCGTAGGCGTGGCGGGCGATGACGATGGGCTGGTCCCAGTGCGGCACGAGGCGGGGAATGTTGGCGCAGCAGATGGGCTCGCGCAATACCGTGCCGTTCAGGATGTTGCGCAGGGTGGCGTTGGGACTGGGCAGCATGGCGGGCGAGCCGAATTCGCGCATGCGTGCCGCGTCGTGCGTGATCGTCGCGCACTTGACCGCCACGCCGTGGCGCAGCGTGGCGTGCGCGGCGTCCAGCGTCACCTGGTCGCGCGTCGCGTCGCGATTGCGCAGGCCGAGATCGAAGTACTGCAGTTCGCCATCGACGTGAGGCAGGATCAGCGCTTCCTTGATCCAGGCCCAGATGACGCGGGTCATTTCATCGCCATCGATCTCGACGATGGGATGACGAAAGGTGATCTTGCGCATGCGGTCTGGCTCAGCGGTCGTGGCGCGGGAAGCCCCCGGGTTCGGCGTCCAGCCAGCGCAGCATCGCATGCCATTCCAGTTCGCCGTAGGGCCGGCGCGTGCCGGGCTGGTAGAGATGCGCGGAGCGCGCCAGGACCTCTTCCGACGGAATGCGGATCTGCCCGATGCCGCCCGCCATGGCGTCGACCTGGGCACGGCAGGCCATCTCGAGCTGGTACATGAGGTTGAACGCCTGCGCGATCGACGGCGCACAGACCAGCAGGCCGTGGTTGCGCAGGATCATGGCGTTGTGCGGGCCGAGATCGGCGATCAGGCGCGCCTGTTCCGCCAGGTCGACGGCCGGACCCTCGAACGCGTGTTCGGCGATGTGCCCGTGGAAGCGCGAAGCCGTCTGGGTGATGGGCAGCAGGCCGCAGTCCATGGCGGACACCGCCATGCCCGCGCGGGTATGGGTATGGATGATGCAGTGCACGTCGGGCCGCGCCCGATGGATGCAGCCGTGGATCACGTAGCCGGACCGGTTGATGCCGTACGCGGTGGCCGGACTGCGATGGACGTGGCCGCCGTAGTCGATCTCCACGAGGCTGGACGCGGTGATCTCCTTGTACAGCAGCCCGTAGAGATTGATCAGCAGGCGCTCGTGCTTGCCCGGGATCTGCGCGGTGATGTGGTTGTAGATCATGTCCGTCATGCCGTACCGGTCCATCAACCGGTAGCACGCGGCCAGGTCCGTGCGGGTGTGCCATTCGGCGGCGTCGACCGTGTCTTTGATCGATGGGAAATCGGTGGAGTAGTCTGGGTTCACGCAATGCTCCTGCTTCCGCCGCACAGACGGATGATGTAGTCTGCCGCGACGCGTCCGCGGCAGCCGGCCGGATCATCTTAAGGCGGCCATCCCGCCTGCCGCCATCCAAAATACTTCATCCAGTTTTTAGAAAAACTAATGCTGGAGCGTGGCCATGAACCCTCAGCTTCCTCCCTTGAATCCGCTGCGTGTGTTCGAGAGCGCGGCGCGCCACCTGAGCTTCACCGAGGCGGCCGCCGAACTGCACATCACGCCGGGCGCCGTCAGCCACCAGATCAAGGCGCTGGAGACCTGGCTGGGATTCGCGCTGTTCGACCGCACCGAGCGGCCGCCCCGGCTGACGCGCGGCGGCGAGGTCTACGCGAAGGGGCTCAGCGTCGCGTTCGGACAGATCGTGCGCGCCACGCAGGAACTGGTGGCCTCGGGCTCGGCGCAGGTCTTGACGGTAAGAGGGCATACGACCTTTTTCCTGCGCTGGCTGATTCCGCTGCTGCCCGCCTTCCAGCATGCTCATCCGACGATCAAGATCCGTCTGGCAGCCAGCGTGGACGCGGTCGATTTCCGCCGCGACACCGTGGACGTCGGCATCCTGTACGGCGACGGGCCATGGGAGGGGCTGCGCGGCGATCTGTTGTTCAGCGATGCGCTGACGCCCGTCATGGCGCCGGCACTGGCGGCTACCCTGCCCGCCCAAGCCAGCACCGCGGCCTTGCTCAAGCTGCCGCTGCTGCATTCGAACCGGCGGCCGCAGCACTGGCCCGACTGGATCGCCGCGGCGGGCGCGGCAAGAAAGGTCTCGGCCGGCGATGTCTACTACGAAGACCTGAGCGTGATCTACCAATGCGCCATACAAGGGCTGGGCGTCGCGCTGGGCCAGCTTCGCTACGTGGCCAGGGACCTCGAACAAGGCGTGCTGGTGGCGCCGCATCCCTTCGTGCTGCGCCGCCCGCGCGGCTATCACCTGGTCTGTCCGCAGGCGCGTGCCGACGACGCGAAGATCCGCGCCTTCCGCGAATGGCTCGTGGCCTGCGGCGCCGCCCAGTCGTTAGAAAAGTTCAAGGCCGAGTGAGAAATACTGGTTTGTGCGCGGTGGCGGGCCCCTTCTACGATCAGCGGCAATTCGACGGTCTCCCAAGCAGGGGCCGCCGGCGTTCAAGGAGACCTCATGCCGTATTCCGCCAGGATCACGTCTGCTTTCCCGCCGTCCCGCCATCGGCTGCGCCTGCGCGCCGGCCGCCTGCTGGCGGCTTCGATCATGGGCTGTGCCTGCGCCGCGGCCGTCGCGGCTCCCTATCCGGACCGTCCCATCCGCATGATGATCCCGTTTCCTCCGGGCGGACCGAATGACGTGCTGGGCCGGCTGCTGGCAACCGAGGTGGGCAAGGACCTGGGCCAGCCCATCGTCATCGAGAACAAGGGCGGCGCGGGCGGCACCATAGGCGCGGACATGGTGGCCAAGGCGGCGCCGGATGGCTACACGCTGTTGCTGGGCGGCACCGCGTCGCTGGGAATCGCGCCCAGTCTGTATTCCAGGCTGCCCTACGATGCCGTGGCGGATTTCGCGCCGGTCGGCATGGTCGGCACGTCGCCTTCCCTGTTGGTCGTGGGCGCGCGCCAGCCATTTCGCGACGTCGGGGATTTGATCGCCCGGGCCAAGGCCGCGCCGGGCAAGCTCAACTTTGCTTCCGCGGGCGTCGGCACGCCGACCCATCTTGCCGCGGAACTGTTCAAGACCATGGCGGCGGTCGACATCGTGCACGTGCCCTACAAGGGAGGAGGCCCCGCCTTGAACGACCTGCTGGCGGGGCAGGTGGAAATGTACTTCTCGGGTATCGTCGCGGCGGTGCCGCTGGTGAACCAGGGGTCGCTGCGGGCCCTGGCCATCACCAGCGATCAGCGCAGCGAGCAGATGCCCGATGTGCCGACGATGTCGGAAGCGGGACTGCCCGGCTACGAGATCCAGAACTGGTTCGCCATCTTCGCTCCGGCGGGCACGCCCCAGCCCGTGGTCGATCGCCTGAACAAGAGCCTGGCCAGGTTCCTGGCGCTGCCCGCGGTGCGGAGCAAGATGCGCGAACTGAACGTGGATCCGCGCAGCTCCACGCCGCAGGAGCTGGCCGCCTACCAGGGCAAGGAATTGCGGAAGTGGTCGGCGCTGGTTAAGCAGGCGGGAATCACGCCCGAGTAGCGAGGCCCAGCGCTGACCGTCTCCAGCACGGCTTATTGCGGTTCGATGCCCGCCGCCTGGATCACCGGCTTCCACTTGGCCGTCTCGGCCTTGATGCGGGCGGCGAACACGTCGGGCATTTCACCCAGCGGCGTGATGCCGGCGTTCTCGAGCTGCGCGCGGAAGGCCGGTTCGTTGATCATCTTGCGGCCTTCCTCGGCCAGCTTGGCGACCACGTCCGCCGGCATGCCGGCCGGGCCCATCAGTCCGTTCCAGGTGTCGACCTCGTGGCCCGGGTAGGTTTCCGCGATGGTGGGCACCGAAGGCAGCTGCGGCAGGCGCTTGTCGCTGGAAACCGCCAGCAGCGTGAGCTTCTCGGGCGTCTTGGCGTAGGACATGACTTCCGAGACGCTGGCGCTGTACATGTCGATCTGTCCGGCCAGCACGTCGGCCAGGGCCGGCGCGCCGCCACGGTAGGGAACGGTGGTGGCCGTGACGCCGACGCGGCTCAGGAACAGCAGCGCCGACAGATGGGTGAGGGTGCCGTTGCCGCCGTGGCCCACGTTCAGCTTGCCGGGGTTGGCCTTGGCATAGTTGACGAGGTCGGTCACGGTGCGGAAGTTGCGCTGGGGATTGACCGCCAGCACGAAGGGGTTGCCGCCCACGTTGACGATGGGGGCGAGGTCGCGGATCGGGTCGTAGCGGATCTTGTTGGTCATGGGCGCCGTGACGATCTGCGTCATGGTCGCCATGAATAGCGTGTAGCCGTCGGGCTGGGCACGCGCGACCTGCTCGGCGGCGATGGTGCCCGCCGCGCCGCCCTTGTTGTCCACGATGAAGGGCTTGCCGAAGACCTTGCCCATGCGCTCGGCCATCATGCGGGCCATCATGTCGGTGTTGCCGCCCGGAGCGAACGGCACCACGATGGTGACCGGCCGGCTGGGCCAGGCGTCGGCGGCCAGGGCGGCGGCGGGCCCCGCGGCGATCGCGGCCGCCGCCAGGCCCACGGGAATGCGGCGCAGCCATTGCTGGAGGGGTTTCATGAGGTTGTCTCCTTCATCGGTTGTCATTGTCGTCGGTGGAGCAGGCCGCCGTTCGATGCGAGCGCGACCGGCGGCCGGAAAAACGGGCGCGAAAAGGGCCTCCCGCGTGCGCGCAGGCGCCGCGGTCATGCCGATGGAAAGAGTCCCCTTCCGTGCCGGATTCACATGTGCTGGGCTGGCGGGCGCCTTCGATGCCGGCGCCCGTGCTCAGTCTTTTTTTCCTGCTTCTTCTTTCTTGCCGTCCTTGGCCGCCAGTACCGCGGCGGGCGGCTGGACGACGAAGTGGGCGAGGCGATGCCGGTCGAACGATTCCAGGTTGCGTTCCCAGGTTTGCGGCTGGTGGTCGGCGTCTACCGGGATCTGGTCCATGTCGGTATAGATCTCGACGTTGTTGCCGTCCGGATCCTTGAACACCAGGAACCAGTTCGCCCCGGGGCCGTGTTGGCCGATACCGCGTTCGATGGTCACGCCCAGCCGACGCGCCACGTCCACGGCGCGGCGCATTTCCTCGACCGATTCCACGTAGTACGAGAAGTGCTCGAGGCCGGGGCGCGTATAGCGCGGCAGCTCGTCGCGGTCGGGCGAGTTGTCGGGGATGCGCGACAGGGCCAGGTCGTGGTGGTCTTCGCCCGCCCGCAGGAAGACCATCTGGTCGCCGATGCGGTCGGACACGCGCAGCCCCATGACCTCGGTATAGAAACGCGTGGAGGCTTCCAGGTCGCGCACCATCAGGACCAGGTGCCCGAGCTTGCGCGTACGGATGGGGGCGACCGGTTGCTGGTCGGTGGATGTCACGTCTGCCTCCTTGCCTATCGGCTTTCCTGCACGACGGTGTTCTCGATCGTGCCGATGTTCTCGATGTGCGCCACCATCTTGTCCCCCGCCTTCAGGTACATGCCGCGCCCCATGCCCACGCCATCGGGCGTGCCGGTGGCGATGAGGTCGCCGGGATGCAGGGTCAGGATGCGCGACAGGTAGGCGATCTGCTCGGCCACCGAGAAGATCATTTCCGAGGTGCTGCCGTCCTGCATGGTTTCGCCGTTGACCGCCAGCGACATGCGCAACTGCTGGGGGTTGCCGATGCAGCCCGCCGGCACCAGCCAGGGACCCATGGGGCCGAAGGTGTCGAAGCTCTTGCCGCGGAACCAGTCGTGGGTGAAGGGATAGTCGGTGCGGCGGTTGAGGTCGCGCGCGCTGATGTCGTTGAAGACGGTATAGGCGGCGATGGCCGACAGCGCGTCGTCGACCGACACGTGGCGGCAGGTCTTGCCGATGACCACGCCCAGCTCCACTTCCCAATCGAGCCGGCTGGTCTCGGGTGGCATCTGGACGTTTTCGCCGGTGGCGACGACGCTGGTCTCGGCCTTCATGAAGATGTAGGGCTGGCTTTCGCTGCGCGCCGCCAGCTTGGTGCCCATCTCGTCGGCGTGTTCGTAGAAATTGGAAGCCGTCGCGAAGATGCGGCGGGGCTGGTAGGGGACCGCATAGGTGGCGCCTTCCACCGCGGCGAGCCGGCCGCTGGCGGCAAGCTGGGCGGCGCGATCGGCCATGGTGGCGATCAGCGGGCCGCTGCCGGCCCAATCCGCGATCACCGCGCCGATGTCCTGCGCCACGCGGGCCGGGTCCACGTCGCAGGCCTTCGCCAATTGCGCCAGGTCGTACAGGGTGTCGTTGACCACCAGGCCAGGATGCTTGCTGCCATTGCGCTGATAAGTCGCCAGACCGTGCCAGTTCACGGGATCTCCTCGTTGCTGTCCATGTTGAATCCAGGGGAAGCGAGCCGGCGTGGCCGCCATTTCCACCCCCTGTTTTGGAATACTTTAAGTGTATCGTGTATACACGTCAACTGGTTTACGATAATTTTTATGGCATGTGTGTGCCAGGAAGATGTCCTGAAGAACTCTGGCCAAGGGGGCCGAGGTGCCCCTCGATTTGTATGCAGATTCGCGTGAATGTGTTCAATGATGGGGCACGAGCATATCCGCATGCCGTTCGTGTTCATGCCGGGATGGGTGCCGCGTATAATCCGCGGGCATTCGATGGCCCATATAGAAGGATGCTTTCGTGACCACCATTGCCGCTCGGATCAGCCAGTCGCTGGCTGACGAGATCATCGCGGGTACCCTGGCCCCGGGCGAAAAGCTCGAGGAGCCCTCGCTGGCGGAGCGTTTCCAGGTATCGCGTACCCCCATCCGCGAGGCGCTGCGCCTGCTCAACGCCCGTGGCCTGATCGAACTGGTGCCGCGCCGGGGCGGCGTGGTGGCCAACGTCAGCGCCGAGCAGCTTGCCGACATGCTGGAGGCGCTGTGCGAACTGGAGTCGCTGTGCTGCCGCATCGCCACCCAGCGCATGAGCGCGATGCAGCGCCGCCAGCTCGAACTGCTGCACGAGGAAACCCAGCAGGTGTCCGAGCGCGGCGATGCCGACGCCTATCTCAAGCTCAACGCGCGCTTCCACCAGCTCATCTGCCAGGGCACGCAGAACCAGACCCTGGTGGCGCAGGTGGAAAACCTGCGTGACCGGCTGGCGCCGGTCCGCGCCGCGCAAAGCGGCGTCGAGCGCCGCTTCGAGACTTCCCACCGCGAACACGAGAAAATCGTGGAAGCGGTGCTGGCCGGGCAGCCCGAGCAGGCCTACCTGGCCATGCGCAGCCACACCACCCGGCTGACGCTCCATGTGATGGAGCAGATCGAGGAGCAGCGCGCCGGGGCACACGGCTGACCGCCCTTCCCGGACGGAACGGACGCCTCAGGCCAGGGCGGTAGGCAACGGCGCGTCGTCCCC of Pigmentiphaga sp. H8 contains these proteins:
- a CDS encoding tripartite tricarboxylate transporter substrate binding protein, with the translated sequence MKPLQQWLRRIPVGLAAAAIAAGPAAALAADAWPSRPVTIVVPFAPGGNTDMMARMMAERMGKVFGKPFIVDNKGGAAGTIAAEQVARAQPDGYTLFMATMTQIVTAPMTNKIRYDPIRDLAPIVNVGGNPFVLAVNPQRNFRTVTDLVNYAKANPGKLNVGHGGNGTLTHLSALLFLSRVGVTATTVPYRGGAPALADVLAGQIDMYSASVSEVMSYAKTPEKLTLLAVSSDKRLPQLPSVPTIAETYPGHEVDTWNGLMGPAGMPADVVAKLAEEGRKMINEPAFRAQLENAGITPLGEMPDVFAARIKAETAKWKPVIQAAGIEPQ
- the gcvA gene encoding transcriptional regulator GcvA, yielding MNPQLPPLNPLRVFESAARHLSFTEAAAELHITPGAVSHQIKALETWLGFALFDRTERPPRLTRGGEVYAKGLSVAFGQIVRATQELVASGSAQVLTVRGHTTFFLRWLIPLLPAFQHAHPTIKIRLAASVDAVDFRRDTVDVGILYGDGPWEGLRGDLLFSDALTPVMAPALAATLPAQASTAALLKLPLLHSNRRPQHWPDWIAAAGAARKVSAGDVYYEDLSVIYQCAIQGLGVALGQLRYVARDLEQGVLVAPHPFVLRRPRGYHLVCPQARADDAKIRAFREWLVACGAAQSLEKFKAE
- a CDS encoding VOC family protein, with translation MTSTDQQPVAPIRTRKLGHLVLMVRDLEASTRFYTEVMGLRVSDRIGDQMVFLRAGEDHHDLALSRIPDNSPDRDELPRYTRPGLEHFSYYVESVEEMRRAVDVARRLGVTIERGIGQHGPGANWFLVFKDPDGNNVEIYTDMDQIPVDADHQPQTWERNLESFDRHRLAHFVVQPPAAVLAAKDGKKEEAGKKD
- a CDS encoding tripartite tricarboxylate transporter substrate binding protein, giving the protein MPYSARITSAFPPSRHRLRLRAGRLLAASIMGCACAAAVAAPYPDRPIRMMIPFPPGGPNDVLGRLLATEVGKDLGQPIVIENKGGAGGTIGADMVAKAAPDGYTLLLGGTASLGIAPSLYSRLPYDAVADFAPVGMVGTSPSLLVVGARQPFRDVGDLIARAKAAPGKLNFASAGVGTPTHLAAELFKTMAAVDIVHVPYKGGGPALNDLLAGQVEMYFSGIVAAVPLVNQGSLRALAITSDQRSEQMPDVPTMSEAGLPGYEIQNWFAIFAPAGTPQPVVDRLNKSLARFLALPAVRSKMRELNVDPRSSTPQELAAYQGKELRKWSALVKQAGITPE
- a CDS encoding fumarylacetoacetate hydrolase family protein, whose amino-acid sequence is MNWHGLATYQRNGSKHPGLVVNDTLYDLAQLAKACDVDPARVAQDIGAVIADWAGSGPLIATMADRAAQLAASGRLAAVEGATYAVPYQPRRIFATASNFYEHADEMGTKLAARSESQPYIFMKAETSVVATGENVQMPPETSRLDWEVELGVVIGKTCRHVSVDDALSAIAAYTVFNDISARDLNRRTDYPFTHDWFRGKSFDTFGPMGPWLVPAGCIGNPQQLRMSLAVNGETMQDGSTSEMIFSVAEQIAYLSRILTLHPGDLIATGTPDGVGMGRGMYLKAGDKMVAHIENIGTIENTVVQESR
- a CDS encoding GntR family transcriptional regulator, giving the protein MTTIAARISQSLADEIIAGTLAPGEKLEEPSLAERFQVSRTPIREALRLLNARGLIELVPRRGGVVANVSAEQLADMLEALCELESLCCRIATQRMSAMQRRQLELLHEETQQVSERGDADAYLKLNARFHQLICQGTQNQTLVAQVENLRDRLAPVRAAQSGVERRFETSHREHEKIVEAVLAGQPEQAYLAMRSHTTRLTLHVMEQIEEQRAGAHG